In the genome of Methanococcoides burtonii DSM 6242, the window ATTCTTTTGTTGTTTGATAGTCGAGGTCTTTTCTATCGACTACAAAGACTACTTTTTTGACTGTGGGCAGTTTTGTTAATATCTGACTGGCTTTAAAGGATGTCAGTGTTTTTCCTGAGCCGGTTGTGTGCCAGATGTAAGCGTTCTTATGGCTGTGTTTTACTCTGTCAATGAGGGCTTCTACTGCATAGAACTGATAGGGGCGAAGTACCATGAGTATTTTCTGGGCTTCGTTCAGTACGATGTAGCGACATATCATTTTGGAGAGGTTGCAAGGGTCCAGAAAATCCCTTGTGAAGCCGTTAAGGATATTGCTGAGACGCTGGTTCTCTTCGTCTGTCCAGTAGAATGTCTGCTTGAAGGATTGCTTACGATTGTTGGCGTAGTATTTTGTGTTCACACCGTTGCTGATGACAAATATCTGAATATACTGGAATAATGCAGCGTGTGAGCCAAATGAGTGCTTTTGATAGCGTTGTATCTGATTGAACGCCTCTTTTAGTTCAAGTCCACGCCTTTTGAGTTCTATCTGTACCAATGGCAGACCATTGACCAATAACGTCACATCATAGCGGTTCTTATATTTCCCTTCCATCGCTACCTGATGCGTCACCTGATATTCATTCTGACACCAATGTTCCGTGTTCAGGAAGTCAAAATAAAGGTCATCCCCATTATCACGCAGAATATGTTGCTTTTCCCGCAAGTTCTTAGCCTTCTCGAACACACTACCCTTGCTAAGTAAGTTCATCACTTTTTTGAACTCATTATCCGAGAACACGATCTCATTATGCTTCTCCAATTGCCCCTTCAAATTAGCAATCAGCTCCGCCTCATCCTTTATCCTCACTAAAGAATAACCCAATTCACAAAGTTGCCCGACCAACTGCTCTTCCAATACAGCTTCCGATTGTGTGCTCATGCTCTCTACTCCCACATCCCCATTTCATTCAGACGAACATTTTCTGCAGCAAGCCCTTCTTCCACTCCTGCGATGCCTCAATCTGTTTCCCAACATTTTCTATTGATCCATCAATGGAAGATAAGAAATCTGCGATTTTTTCTTGTTCGGTGAAAGAAGGGTAATGTACTTTATAACTTGAAATTTGTGGACTTGTTAATTGAGGAACACCTGTACTCTCAATTGCAAAATTCAATTGATTAATAATATTTTCGTAGAACACTACATTTGCTGGAATTTTTGGTATTAAAACTAACAATCTGACTATTGGATAAAAATTTTCAAACCTTGCATGAGCAATTCCTAAACGACCCCTGCCAGTAACTGTTAAACATTTCTCAGATATTGAATATGAATTGGAATAACCAAAAAGTCCTTTTTCTTTTTCTGAATTTGAGTAAATGGGATATCGATAAAGTCCTGTTTTTATATCCGAGACCTTTGATTTATCAATATCACCACCTGCTTTTATATCAAATATATCCCCCAACTTCTTCTCTTCCCAATCAGGAAACGCACTGCCATCATCCTGCTTAAACCTCAATTCTTGAGAGAATAACTTCTGCATCGCCCCTTTTTTGTATTGCTCTAAAAGTTCTTTTTTCTTTTTTAGAGCTTGTAGTTTTTCATCTACTGAAGTTAAGAAGATGGCGATTTTATGTTGTTCTGGGGTTGTGGGTACTATTATTTTTAGTTGGAAAAAATATTTCTTATTGACATTCAGAAGCCCATCCATTCTCGCTGAACTGGAAATAATTTGACGCAATCCTTTATCAAGATAATGGTTTTCAAATAGTTTTGCATAAAAGACAGAACTCATTTCGTTGTCAATTAACTTAAAGCTTATAAAAACATTAGGGACTGCTATTTGCTTGTCAGTTGTATTTAAGTAAACACAGCCATACTTGTATTTTTTAGAATTGCCTTTGTTGTATGCAAACTGGTTTACCTGAAGAGCTGTATATTTTGCATTTTGTTGTCCCGATATATCTCTCCCAAATTTTTCTTTTTGAGATACAAAACCTTGTCCTGCGGTTATACTGTATGTCTCCAAATTACGTTGGCCTACTTTTTCATTAACTTCGATGAAAACTTCTCCCAACTTCTTCTCTTCCCACTCTTCCTCAAATTCAGGAAATCTTAACTGTGGTACATTGCTGCTCATTTTAGCTCACCTGCTCAGACAAAGACATTAGAATGGTTTACTGATTCCTAATTCTTCACAGAAACCGGCGATGTTTTCATCGATTTTGGACATTTTTTCGTCGAGTTCAAGCAGACTGGCAGCCACAGCATCAATGTCGATGGGCTCTTCTTCTTCAAAGGTGTCCACATATCTTGGAATATTGAGATTGTAATCGTTCTCTTTGATCTCATCAAGGCTTGCAACGTGGCTGTATTTCTCAATTTCCTTGCGGTTGCGGTAGGTGTCCACTATCTTGTCAATGTCGCATGGGCGTAATTGGTTTTGAGTTTTTACCTTCTCGTAATCCTGACTTGCATCGATGAACAGAATATCATCGGGATTCTCACGGCACTTCTTAAAGACCAGAACACAGGTTGGGATACTGGTTCCATAGAAAACATTGGCAGGCAGACCAATAACAGCATCAAGGTAATTCTTCTCTTCGATGAGGAACTGGCGGATATGTCCCTCTGCTGCACCACGGAAAAGCACACCGTGGGGCAGGACAATGGCCATACTGCCATTCTCTGCTAAGTGGTGGATCATGTGCTGTACAAAAGCATAATCCGCCTTACTTTTAGGTGCAAGTTTGCCATACTGGGAAAAACGCTCATCACTGCTAAAAAGCGGATTAGCACTCCACTGGGCAGAAAAAGGCGGATTAGCAACAATAGCCTCAAACTGCATCCCTAAATGTTGTGGATACTCCAGAGTATCCTCCTGCTTAATATCGAACTTACGATAATGCACATTATGCAAGATCATATTCATTCTCGCAAGATTGTAAGTAGTACGATTAAGCTCCTGACCATAAAAAGCACTAACATCCTCCACTTCACGAGCAACCCTTAAAAGCAGGGAACCAGAGCCACAAGTAGGATCATAAACCGACCTCAACCTCTTCTTACCGGTAGTCACCAACTTAGCAAGAATAGTACTGACCTGCTGAGGAGTATAGAACTCACCAGCCTTCTTTCCCGCTCCACTGGCAAACTGCCCGATCAAATACTCATAAGCATCACCCAGAACATCAAGCTCCGTATGCTCAAGCTGGAAATCGATCTTATCAAGATGGGAAAGCACCTTAGAGATCAAAGCATTCCTGGCAGCCGGAGTCTTCCCAAGTTTGCTGCTATTGAGATCCATATCCTCAAAAAGATTCTCAAAATCATCCTCACTCTCAGTTCCCATAGTCGAAGACTGAATATTATTCAAAATACCCTGCAGGTCCTCAAGAATAAACTCATCACCATAAGATGACTCTGCAACTGCCATAGCGTTCTGCCCGGTAACAAACGGCTCAACACTCAGTGAAGAATTGGAATAATTAGAAGAGCCAGAAGAAGCAGAATAACTGGAAGAACCACGCCTGGCAACTTCACTGAACAGCTCAGAAGGCTTCAAAAAATAACCCAGTTTCTCAACAGAAGCCTCGGAAATAGCCTCGATAAACTCCTTCCCAAGTTCAGTATCCTCTTTAATATCCTTAAAAGCAATTCCATCCGGCTTTAGGATCTCATCAGCATAAATTTCGATCTTATTAGAAAGATACTTGTAAAAAATAAAACCCAGAATATAATCACGAAACTCATCCGCATTCATTTTTCCACGCAACTCATTAGCGATATTCCAGAGTTGCTGCTCAAGTTGTTTTTTGTGATCTATACTCATAAATTCCAATTCCGTGTTCTTCCAAGAATAAAACAATTGTCAATACAATATCTCACTAATTATATAGTATATATCATTAGAACTTAAGATTTTTACCTAAAGAGAATTGCTTTTAACTTTAATTTTTCGCGTCATTGTTCTGTTTTCCACCCACACATTTTAAATATCATTGTAGCATTTACAATTTGTTTTCTAATGTATTCATGGATCTATTAACGTGAGCAAAATAAGATCAGAATGGACAATAGTTGGACTTATGGTATTCTTTACCATACTTGTTTTTACATATCACATAGGCCAGCTATTATGGGGGATCATTGCAATAGCTATTCTTTTCTGGGTATTCATGTTATTTGACTGCCTCCAGAGGAATGCAGATGATTTTCCACACAAAGGAGATACTGATAAACTGATCTGGTCGCTTGTCCTAATTTTTCTGACTTTCATAGGTGCGGTGCTGTATTATTATCTTGTAAGGATACAGGTTCGTGAGGTTGATCAATTATGATCCCAGAAGTTCAGGATTTAATGCACAATATCGCAAAATATCTTTCTCGCAGATATGCAAGTGCATTATTTGGGTTGTTGTTGGTTGTTACAATTTTATACTATTACATGGAGTATTTTTATCCAAATAAATATGACCTGTTGTTTATGCTTACAGGACAGATCATTGGTAGTGTCCTTTTTGGGTTGGCAATAATTGCTATGATCGCTTTTATTCTATTATTATTTAGAAAAGTCAATAAGTAATATTGGGGGAATTCATCATGAAACTATTTAGAAAAATATACCGTACATTACCACTCATACTGGCACTATATAATGGTTATCAAGCGTGGTTTTATTATAATCTGAGCTTAACGTTGGTATACCTCACATTGATACTTGTGGTGGTAGTTGGTTTAACAGACCCAATCATTAAAAGAAAACAACTCACAGGAATCAAAATTAAGTAAGTACCATCTAAAGTGTAATATTATTGTGATCTTTGCTCTGTGTGTATCTTTCGTATGGGCAGTTCTGAATTATGATCAAAAGTGGTAACCTGTTATTAGTATACTTTAAAGTGGTGTTAAAATAAACAAAAATATAATTTTAGTATTACTCTCCCTGTTGGTGCTGGTAATTCTTGCGGGTTTTGCTTTATTGGTCGATTTCCATAATTCTGGTCTTCAGGAACCACCTCTTGCAGATATGGGTTCTGAAAATCTGTTCATTGAAGCTCATGCTCCAGATGTTTTAGATAAATACCCTGTTTATAGGGTGCTGAATGAGAGTGTTATCCATGAAGAGAACTCGAATCGTTATCGTATTCGAAGTTCAGTCCCAGATGAAGAAGAAGCAAAAGAACTGGCAGATTCCTATTTGACCTCGATCGATGAATTGCCTGATGATTCTTACATCGATAGGGTACATACAACGCAGATAGAATACCTCAATAATGAAAGCAGGTCGATTGTTATAGATTCTGTTGTTCCCATGTTTGTGGAAGTCTCATACAGTCGTCTCATTGATGGTTATCCGGTGGTGGGTCCGGGAGATTCGATTTCCGTGTGTTTTGGTGATGATGGGGAAGTTCTGTCCTTCTCCAAGACCTGGAGGGAGTTAGAGAGGTCGGGAGATGTGGCGATAGTTCCTGTTGAGGTGGCTATTAAAAGATTGAACGATGGAAACGGTGTTCTAAGGTCTGGAAATTTTATAGGATCGGTATCTTATGTGGATGAGATACAGGTCGGATACTTTTCGGATATTTCTGGTGCAGATCAGGAATTTTACTATCCGGTATGGGTTTTTAGAGGAACTGATAGTTGTGGAAATCCTGCCGAAAAATATGTTAGTGCAACAGAAGAAATATATCAGCAAGCGGTTGGGGTGGGGGACGAATACATAGATGGTTTCTATTATTCACTTGATGAAGAAGAACTAATAGTTTGATTATCTCCCTTTCCTGTCTCGATGCCTTTAAAAACAAATCCCCCATATTTATCCCACGATGCTTTCAACTTTCAACGATGTCCTCAACTCAGACCGCTTCATTGTGACCGCTGAGGTGGCACCTCCAAAGGGTACTGACATTTCGGCTACACTTGAGGATGCAGAACTTATCAGAGGGTTGGTGGATGCCATCAACATCACGGACAATCAGCGTGCGGTAATGCGCATGAGTCCTATCGCTGTCGGCAAACTGCTCATGGATGCAGGGCATGAAGTGATAGTGCAGCTCACCTGTCGTGACCGCAATAGATTGGCATTACAATCTGATATTCTGGCGGCATCGGCTCTGGGTATTGAGAATCTCTGTGTGATGACAGGGGATTATACCACCAAAGGTGACCACGTGGGCGCAAAGGCCGTTTATGATCTGGATTCTGTGCAGCTTCTCTCCCTTATCACTAAGATGATGGGTGGGTCTGATATGGCAGGCAATGAGCTTGCAGGTGCTCCGTCTTTCACTGTTGGTGCAGTTTCCAATACCGATGTGACAAAACGGATGCAGATGCTCAAGCTTAAGAAAAAGATAAATGCCGGTGCCCGGTTCATTCAGACACAGGCGGTCTATGACGTTGAAAGTTTTAAGGATTTCAGTGACCTTATGGGTCAAATAGGTCCGAACGTTCTGGTCCTGGCCGGTATAATTCCTCTCAGGTCTGCCGCAATGGCACATTTTATGAACAATAACATTCCTGGAATACGGGTCGGGGATGAACTTATAAAGCGCATGGAAAATGCAAAGGACCCGATACAGGAAGGGCTTGAGATAGCTGCCGAAAGTATCCTTGAACTTCGGGATCTGTGCAGGGGCATTCATCTTATGCCCATCGGCGGTCATGGCAATACACAAAGGCTTCTTGAGATGGCAGGCCTTGATAACAGATAATACATAAAAACGATTTTAAGAGTCGAATACTATGAGACCCACACAGGTAGAATACGCAAAGAACGGTACGATAACCCCGGAAATGGAATATGTGGCCGAACACGAGTCCATTTATGTGGAAACTGTAATGTCAAGGGTTGCAGATGGCAGCCTTGTAATAATGGTTCGTGATGGCTGTCCTCCGGTAGCTATTGGAAGAGGGGCTAAGACGAAGATTAATGTCAATCTCGGAACCTCTTCTGCGAGCATCGATCCCGATGCTGAACTGGAAAAAGTGAAGATCGCGGAAAAATACGGTGCAGATACCATAACGGACCTGTCAATGGGTGGCGATATCTCTGCTATAAGGAAAATTGTCTTTGATAACACCACTTTACCTATCACAACCGTGCCGGTTTATCAGGCGGTCGTTGAGTGTGGGATGAAGGATACCTCCAGCGACGATGTGCTTTCCTATCTTAAGAAACAGGTCGATGAAGGTGTCAGTTCTGTTGTGGTCCATTGTGTGGAAAAGCAGATGCTTGAAAAGCTCAAAGGTACAGGACGTATCATGGGTATGGTCTCAAAGGGCGGTTCCTTCACCAGTGTTCTTATGCTGAAGGACGGTTGTGAGAACCCCTATCTTGAGAATTTCGATGAGGTCCTTTCTATACTAAAGAAGAACGATGTCGTACTCTCCCTTGGAAATACAATGCGTAGTGGCTGTGTCCATGATGTGTGTGATAATCCGCAGATGATGGAGATAAGGACGAACGCAAAACTTGCAAAGCAGGCTAATGAGGCTGGTGTCCAGGTTATCATCGAGGGCATGGGCGGTCATGTGCAGGCGAATGATATCGTTCCACATATTCAGGCACACCGTGCTCTTTCCGATTTCCCTCTCTTTGTGGCAGGGCCATTGCCTACTGATGTTGGTATGGGCTATGATCACATCTCTGGAGCAGTCGGTGCGAGCATTGCAAGTGGCAATGGTGCTGATTATCTTTGTTACATAACTCCGGCAGAACATCTTTCCCTTCCAACACCTGAGCAAGTGCGTGAAGGCCTTATTGCTTTCAAGATCGCGGCACATATAGGTGATTCCATGAAATATGGTCTCGATGAACGGGACAAATTGCTTGCTGACAGGCGTGCCAATTTCGATTGGGAAGGGCAGATGGCACTGGCACTGGACCCTGACAAACCAAAGGGAATGTGTCCCATGACAGGTCCCTGTTCAATGTGTGGGGAATATTGTGCCATCAAGATAATGGCTGATTATTTGTCGGAAGGTGTCTGAATTGGTGTCAGAGCTCCCCTCTATACAGATGCTCGGTATCCGAACTTCTCTCATCGGGGTAGGTGACGATATGGTGAAAGTACTATGTGATGCACTCGAAAAGCATGGGGTATTTCTGGAAGATCGCGATATTCTCGTTCTTGCCGAATCTGCAGTAGCAACTGCAGAAGGTCGTTTGGTGAACTTATCGTCTGTGGTTCCGGGTAAAATTGCAGAAGAACTTGCAGGCAATTATTGTCTTGATCCCAGGGAAATGGAGCTCGTTCTTTGTGAATGTGATGAGGTCATAGGGGGTGTACCGGGAGCTGCTCTTACTCTGACCAATGGCACATTATCTCCTAATGCAGGTATTGACGGTTCCAATGCACCTGAAGGGCATGTTGTACTTTTGCCCAAGGATGCTCAGAGAAGTGCTGCTGACATCAGGAAGGGAATTGAAGAGTACTCTGCATGTCATGTGGGTGTTATCATTGGTGATAGCCGCACCCAGCCTTTGCGGCTTGGGTGTATGGGAGTTGCACTTGGTACTTCAGGTATGGTCCCGGTCGAAGATGCACGGGGCTCGCATGACCTTTTTGGAAAACCTCTACATATAACACGCAAGGCGGTTGCGGATAATCTGGTATCTGCTGCCCAGCTTTTGATGGGCGAGGCAGATGAATGTATTCCATGTGTGCTCATTCGCGGAGCTCCTGTGGAAATGTGTGAAGGGTCTGAGGAGATGCCACTGTTCACACCGGAAGAGTGTATGTATTACAGTAATATAAAAAGGACTTGAGAATGCCCTTTACCCCCTTCCATCTTGGACCAGCATTCCTTTTAGGAATGGTCTTTAAAAAAAAGATCGATATCATAGCTGTCCTTTTGGCAAGTGTTGTAATTGATATCAGGGCAACAATTTATCTGTTTCTTGGTCATGAACCACTGCATGGCCCGTTTCATACTTTTATAGGTGCTACTGTTCTGGCTCTTCTGCTTAGCTATGTGCTAAGTTACATATTTTATCGATTGGGTATGAACATCGAGATGAAGCATATTATTCTTGGTTCGTTGATCGGAGCATGGAGTCATGTATTTTTGGATTCTTTTCTCTATACAGATATCATACCGTTCTGGCCTATGATGTCAAATCCATTGTTTGGGGCTATCAGTAGTCCCGATATCTATGGTCTTTGTGTTCTGTCAGGAATGGCTGGTTTAGGAATCTTTGCTTTCAATTATATGTTTTGCAATCAAAAGTTATTTATGTAATGCAACCAATGGTTTTGTATAAAGCGTACAATACCGCTAACCTCTAATTTATAATTACAAAGGTGATTTTCAATGAGCAATGTAGTAATAATGGATTTTACAGCAACGTGGTGTGGGCCTTGCCAGATACAGAAACCTATCCTTGAACAGCTCGAGGGTGAACTGGGGGACAAGGTAGAGTTCAAGATGGTCGATGTTGACCAGAACAATGCCCTTGCGGGCAAGTATGGGGTCAGTGCAGTACCTACTCTCATCATTGAGAAAGATGGCGAAGTTGTAAAGCGTTATACAGGCGTTACCAGCGCTGACGTCCTTCGTGCAGAGCTGAATACTCTTATCTGAACTTTCTTTTCATTAATTCTTCCTCTATTTTTTTATTGTTTCTTCTTCTGACAACATGTAAATAACTTGAACTCGTCCATTGCCCAGAGGTATCATTTGAACAGATTTGCAGACATGGGAGTTCTGGCATTCCGCCAGACAAATTCACGAGGAACGTTCAAACCCCATCTTGCCGTGAAATTTCGGGCAGATGATGAGAACCTTTGCACATTTTCCATCGATTCCACGCGTCTTCCTAATAAACAGCCGCAACCGGATGCTTATCTTGTCACTCATGCTCATTCTGACCATAACGGAAAGTCTGCAATGCTCTCTGACCTCTCAGTTTCTACAGAAAAGACAGCTAAAGCACTTGAGATACGTCATGACCGTGATTTTAAGGGGCGTACTGTAGCATGTGGGGATTCCATCGATATCAATGGTGTTACCGTAAAGACCTATCAGACGGGACATACTGCGGGAGCGGTTGGCTTCTATTGGGTGAACGATGTGGGTACCCGTATCCTTGTCACCGGGGATGTTAAGGATGCTTCTGCACTGCCAAAATGTGACGTACTGATAACTGAAGCGAACTATGGGGATCATTCTGACCCGTCCTGTCATTTTGAGGATGATCTTGAAGGGTTTAGAAATGTCATGGAATGTGGTTCTCAGGTTGCTTTCGGTGCTTATGCTTTCGGGAAGGCGCAACGTGCAGTGGAGCTTTTGCGTGGCATTGGCTATCATGGGACTATCGCAATGGAAGAAAAATCATTGCTTCTGACACGCAGCCTTGTAGATAATGCCGGGGATATAGTGGCCATCGGGGAATGCGATGAAGACGAGGTGTGCATCGTACCGCCTTGGGATTTTAAGAAGTTGCCTCATTCGATGAAAAAATATGTGCTGACAGGAAGGCTGGACTATAGTTATCCTGCTTTGCAGGTAAGTGACCATCTTGACGCTAATGGGCTTGCTAAGATGGTGGAAGATATAGATCCTGAGTTGACAATTGTGTATCATCCTTCAGGAGAAAGGCCGGAAAAGTTCGCTTCATATTTGAATAGTGTAGGTAGAGAGGCTGTATCCCTTGATCAGGTCAGCAATGTACTGAGTAATGAGTTTCTTTGATCATCCTCTCCGCAGGATAAACGTTTATATATGTTCTAATGATTATAACAACCAATCTTAATAACTAACTCAGGAGAAGATGCCAATTGAAAAAGGAAAGCAAAGGGAAGTCGGATGGTACCAAAAAGGTAGTTCAGACTGACGCTCCTGCAGTGTCCAAAAAACCCGCTGCGATCAAAGTAAAAACTCCGGAAGAGCGCAAGGTAGCACATATACAGGGTATAATCAAGACTGCTGTTGCAGCATTCCTTGGTATGATCGCTGGATTTGGGGCATTTCACCAATTCGGTGCAGGTACCGAAACCAAATGGTATGCAGTACTGGTCATTGTCGGTGTGTTGGCATATTATGCGCAGCGCTTGATCTATCCCGCTATCAAGATAAACACGAAAGAGTTCGGACCAAAGGATTGGTTCTATGTTGAATTCATCGTTATCGACTTCTGCCTTGTGACATGGACATTGCTGTTGAACTGACAGTATTCATGCTACTTTTTTCTATTGTATTATCAGCTTATTAAATATCCCATTAACAACTTCAGTGATCCATCATGCGAATTGCAATATTGAATAAGGATAGGTGCCAGCCAAGGCGATGTAGCCACGAATGTGAGAAATACTGTCCTAGGGTCAGGACAGGATACGAGACTATCGTGTTCGGAGATGATGGTAAGGCCATTATATCTGAGGAACTGTGTGTCGGCTGTGGTATCTGTGTCAACAAATGTCCTTTTAGCGCGATTATGATAATCGGTCTGCCTGAGGCTCTTGATAAGCCAACCCACAGGTACGGCCAGAACGGTTTTGCCCTTTATGGATTACCAACACCTCAGGTAGGTAAGGTAACCGGTATTCTTGGTCCGAACGGTATTGGTAAGAGTACTTCGGTACAGATACTTTCAGGTGCTCTTGTTCCTAACTTCGGGGAAGATATCGGTGACTGGGACACAGTATTGGAACACTATGCCGGTACCGGGATGTATGATTATTTCAAGAATGTTGTCGATGGCAAGATCAAAGTATCCCAGAAACCGCAGTATGTGGATATGATCCCTAAGGCCTTCAACGGCAAGACTCGTGATCTTCTTGAAGGTACCGACGAGCGCGGTGTAATGGATGAACTTGTGGAGAAGCTTGATCTGGGTCACATAATCAACCGAAATATCGGTGAGCTCAGTGGTGGAGAATTGCAGAGGGTAGCCATTGCTGCATGTGCTGCAAGGGATGCAGACTTTTACTTCTTTGATGAGATAAGTCCATATCTGGATATCTACCAGCGCATCAATTCCTCAAAGCTTATACAGGATCTCGCAAAGGACAAGGCCGTTCTTGTAGTTGAGCACGACCTTGCAATTCTGGATATGCTCTCTGATGTTGTTCAGGTAGCATACGGTATGCCAAGCGGGTATGGTGTGATCACACATCCAAAAGGTGTCAGGATCGCTATCAACCAATATCTCAAGGGTTATCTTCCTGAAGAGAACGTCCGTGTCAGGCCGGATGCTATTACCTTTGAAGTACATCCTCCACGCGTTGCAACTGACATTGCTACTCTTCTGGATTACAATGCTTTCTCCAAAAAGTACGGTGATGGCTTCTCACTTAGATCAGATAGCGGTTCTTTAAAAGAAGGTGAAGTGATCGGAATTGTCGGTCCTAATGGTATTGGTAAATCCACTTTTGTAAAGATACTTGCAGGAGAGGTCGAACCTGATGAGGGTGAGCTGGAATCTGAAGTATCCATCTCCTATAAACCTCAGTACATCAAAGTGGATTCGTTCATGCAGGTGCGACAGTTCTTAAGGAGCATCACCCGCAGGTTCGATACCAGCTATTATGAAGCTGAGATAATTAAGCCACTTCAGCTTGAGCCTTTATTTGATAAAATGCTGAACGACCTGAGTGGCGGTGAGTTGCAGAGGGTTGCCATCGCTGCCTGTCTTTCAAAGGATGCTGATCTGTACATTCTCGATGAACCAAGTGCGCATCTTGATGTGGAGCAGCGTTCCCTTGCAACGAAGGCGATAAAGAGATTTGCAGAGAATAACGGTAAGACCGCAATGGTCGTAGACCATGACATCTACATGATCGATATGCTCAGTGAACGCCTGATAGTCTTCGAAGGCGAACCGGCAGTCTTTGGTATAGCACATCCTCCCTCTTCAATGCAGAAAGGAATGAACAAATTCCTCTCAGATCTTGGTATCACTTTCAGAAGGGATGAAGAGACCATAAGACCAAGGGTAAATAAAAAAGATTCGCGTCTTGACAGAGAACAGAAAGCAAAAGGTGAATATTATTACTACAAGGTGGATGAGTGAATATCTCGTCCTTTTTATTTCTATTATTTAATTCGATCTTTTTTTCTTCGAAAGGTACCATGTAAGGAATTCGGTATAGAGTATGATGCCGATGATCGTGGACCATGTGAACAATAGAATATGGTAATTGTTGATCGGTACGGTCCCGCCTGCAAGCCGTACATGCTCGTGGGCTAAAAACCCAGTGGCTATATTAGGACTGACCAACATGGTCCCCAGTGGAATTCCAAGAAGTACGAGTCCTGCTACCAAAGAAG includes:
- a CDS encoding methylenetetrahydrofolate reductase → MLSTFNDVLNSDRFIVTAEVAPPKGTDISATLEDAELIRGLVDAINITDNQRAVMRMSPIAVGKLLMDAGHEVIVQLTCRDRNRLALQSDILAASALGIENLCVMTGDYTTKGDHVGAKAVYDLDSVQLLSLITKMMGGSDMAGNELAGAPSFTVGAVSNTDVTKRMQMLKLKKKINAGARFIQTQAVYDVESFKDFSDLMGQIGPNVLVLAGIIPLRSAAMAHFMNNNIPGIRVGDELIKRMENAKDPIQEGLEIAAESILELRDLCRGIHLMPIGGHGNTQRLLEMAGLDNR
- a CDS encoding type I restriction-modification system subunit M — its product is MSIDHKKQLEQQLWNIANELRGKMNADEFRDYILGFIFYKYLSNKIEIYADEILKPDGIAFKDIKEDTELGKEFIEAISEASVEKLGYFLKPSELFSEVARRGSSSYSASSGSSNYSNSSLSVEPFVTGQNAMAVAESSYGDEFILEDLQGILNNIQSSTMGTESEDDFENLFEDMDLNSSKLGKTPAARNALISKVLSHLDKIDFQLEHTELDVLGDAYEYLIGQFASGAGKKAGEFYTPQQVSTILAKLVTTGKKRLRSVYDPTCGSGSLLLRVAREVEDVSAFYGQELNRTTYNLARMNMILHNVHYRKFDIKQEDTLEYPQHLGMQFEAIVANPPFSAQWSANPLFSSDERFSQYGKLAPKSKADYAFVQHMIHHLAENGSMAIVLPHGVLFRGAAEGHIRQFLIEEKNYLDAVIGLPANVFYGTSIPTCVLVFKKCRENPDDILFIDASQDYEKVKTQNQLRPCDIDKIVDTYRNRKEIEKYSHVASLDEIKENDYNLNIPRYVDTFEEEEPIDIDAVAASLLELDEKMSKIDENIAGFCEELGISKPF
- the thiC gene encoding phosphomethylpyrimidine synthase ThiC gives rise to the protein MRPTQVEYAKNGTITPEMEYVAEHESIYVETVMSRVADGSLVIMVRDGCPPVAIGRGAKTKINVNLGTSSASIDPDAELEKVKIAEKYGADTITDLSMGGDISAIRKIVFDNTTLPITTVPVYQAVVECGMKDTSSDDVLSYLKKQVDEGVSSVVVHCVEKQMLEKLKGTGRIMGMVSKGGSFTSVLMLKDGCENPYLENFDEVLSILKKNDVVLSLGNTMRSGCVHDVCDNPQMMEIRTNAKLAKQANEAGVQVIIEGMGGHVQANDIVPHIQAHRALSDFPLFVAGPLPTDVGMGYDHISGAVGASIASGNGADYLCYITPAEHLSLPTPEQVREGLIAFKIAAHIGDSMKYGLDERDKLLADRRANFDWEGQMALALDPDKPKGMCPMTGPCSMCGEYCAIKIMADYLSEGV
- a CDS encoding PLDc N-terminal domain-containing protein; this translates as MSKIRSEWTIVGLMVFFTILVFTYHIGQLLWGIIAIAILFWVFMLFDCLQRNADDFPHKGDTDKLIWSLVLIFLTFIGAVLYYYLVRIQVREVDQL
- a CDS encoding thioredoxin family protein, translated to MSNVVIMDFTATWCGPCQIQKPILEQLEGELGDKVEFKMVDVDQNNALAGKYGVSAVPTLIIEKDGEVVKRYTGVTSADVLRAELNTLI
- the cofE gene encoding coenzyme F420-0:L-glutamate ligase codes for the protein MSELPSIQMLGIRTSLIGVGDDMVKVLCDALEKHGVFLEDRDILVLAESAVATAEGRLVNLSSVVPGKIAEELAGNYCLDPREMELVLCECDEVIGGVPGAALTLTNGTLSPNAGIDGSNAPEGHVVLLPKDAQRSAADIRKGIEEYSACHVGVIIGDSRTQPLRLGCMGVALGTSGMVPVEDARGSHDLFGKPLHITRKAVADNLVSAAQLLMGEADECIPCVLIRGAPVEMCEGSEEMPLFTPEECMYYSNIKRT
- a CDS encoding restriction endonuclease subunit S, producing the protein MSSNVPQLRFPEFEEEWEEKKLGEVFIEVNEKVGQRNLETYSITAGQGFVSQKEKFGRDISGQQNAKYTALQVNQFAYNKGNSKKYKYGCVYLNTTDKQIAVPNVFISFKLIDNEMSSVFYAKLFENHYLDKGLRQIISSSARMDGLLNVNKKYFFQLKIIVPTTPEQHKIAIFLTSVDEKLQALKKKKELLEQYKKGAMQKLFSQELRFKQDDGSAFPDWEEKKLGDIFDIKAGGDIDKSKVSDIKTGLYRYPIYSNSEKEKGLFGYSNSYSISEKCLTVTGRGRLGIAHARFENFYPIVRLLVLIPKIPANVVFYENIINQLNFAIESTGVPQLTSPQISSYKVHYPSFTEQEKIADFLSSIDGSIENVGKQIEASQEWKKGLLQKMFV